One part of the Polycyclovorans algicola TG408 genome encodes these proteins:
- a CDS encoding sugar 3,4-ketoisomerase — MKSTVTWIELAKHGDARGSLVAIENQRGIPFDIHRVYFIFDTLPGVSRGHHAHHDLTQLMICTAGHCKVTVDDGSTRTSMTLDDPCRGLLLDGLIWREMDDFSPDCVLMVLASAPYDETDYIRDYAEFQQLVKVDAQHS; from the coding sequence CAAGCATGGCGACGCCCGTGGCAGTCTGGTGGCGATTGAAAATCAGCGCGGTATCCCGTTTGACATTCACCGCGTGTACTTCATCTTCGACACCCTGCCGGGGGTCAGCCGCGGTCACCACGCGCACCACGATCTCACCCAGTTGATGATTTGCACGGCCGGGCATTGCAAGGTCACCGTGGATGACGGATCGACGCGGACATCAATGACGCTCGACGACCCATGCCGGGGGCTGCTGCTCGACGGCCTGATCTGGCGTGAGATGGATGACTTCTCGCCCGACTGCGTGCTGATGGTGCTGGCCAGCGCGCCCTATGACGAGACGGACTACATCCGTGATTACGCAGAGTTTCAGCAACTGGTGAAGGTCGATGCCCAGCATTCATAA